One part of the Aspergillus luchuensis IFO 4308 DNA, chromosome 5, nearly complete sequence genome encodes these proteins:
- a CDS encoding uncharacterized protein (COG:G;~EggNog:ENOG410PKV4;~InterPro:IPR020846,IPR005828,IPR036259;~TransMembrane:3 (i12-33o73-93i100-119o);~go_component: GO:0016021 - integral component of membrane [Evidence IEA];~go_function: GO:0022857 - transmembrane transporter activity [Evidence IEA];~go_process: GO:0055085 - transmembrane transport [Evidence IEA]), whose product MKPALGLRGTKLNIGHICTVILPAYICFGYLMAVTSGIETRQSWVHTFPQMDTVNTTGPKEAENSRIKGTVTAIFNLGCLFSALSCIVVGDILGRRRTFMLGLVITIVGSILQSSAFSLPQLTIGRFVAGFGFGGVTATGPNWYEDHSHCTSWIFPR is encoded by the coding sequence ATGAAGCCCGCTTTAGGCCTACGTGGCACCAAGCTCAACATTGGACACATCTGTACGGTCATTCTCCCGGCCTACATCTGCTTCGGTTATCTCATGGCTGTGACATCGGGCATCGAAACTCGGCAGTCATGGGTACACACATTTCCTCAGATGGACACTGTTAATACGACAGGCCCCAAAGAAGCAGAGAACTCTCGAATCAAAGGCACAGTGACGGCAATCTTCAACCTGGGCTGTCTTTTCAGTGCCCTTAGTTGTATAGTCGTGGGCGATATCCTTGGTCGTAGGAGAACGTTCATGCTGGGTCTGGTAATTACAATCGTCGGCTCAATACTCCAGTCGAGTGCATTCTCCTTGCCACAGTTAACCATCGGGAGGTTTGTTGCTGGATTCGGCTTTGGTGGCGTGACTGCTACTGGGCCGAATTGGTATGAGGACCACTCCCATTGTACAAGTTGGATTTTCCCACGCTGA
- a CDS encoding uncharacterized protein (COG:I;~EggNog:ENOG410PVDS;~InterPro:IPR006176,IPR006108,IPR036291,IPR008927, IPR013328;~PFAM:PF02737,PF00725;~go_function: GO:0003857 - 3-hydroxyacyl-CoA dehydrogenase activity [Evidence IEA];~go_function: GO:0016491 - oxidoreductase activity [Evidence IEA];~go_process: GO:0006631 - fatty acid metabolic process [Evidence IEA];~go_process: GO:0055114 - oxidation-reduction process [Evidence IEA]), which yields MSSSIQTVGVIGAGVIGASWTALFLAKGLKVIVTDPAPGAEAKLRDYLQEYCSEVPNATVAPAACLKNYTFVEDIEPYLGGLDLIQENGPERLDFKRRLFAQLDAKTPPHILITSSSSGLPSSEFVTECSHNPSRILIGHPFNPPHLVPLVEVVPHPGTSQDSVTGAYNFYKSLDKEPVVVRQETPGFIANRLQAAICAEAYSLVSRGIVSAEDLDKTVTSGLGLRWALTGPIMTNTLGGGGDFTHFMDHLGPALKSWLDDMAVNKFDLGSKEQVNGLKKNINGWISQVDLKKVEGNRDLLLANLVKGKLDQTANQ from the exons ATGTCCTCCTCGATTCAAACAGTGGGTGTGATCGGCGCAGGCGTCATAGGAGCCAGCTGGACAGCACTTTTTTTGGCCAAGGGCCTCAAAGTGATTGTAACAGACCCAGCGCCAGGAGCCGAGGCAAAGCTGCGCGACTACTTGCAGGAGTATTGCTCCGAGGTACCGAATGCCACGGTTGCTCCTGCCGCTTGTCTGAAGAATTACACATTCGTCGAGGACATTGAGCCTTACCTCGGAGGCCTAGACTTGATTCAAGAA AATGGACCAGAGAGATTGGACTTCAAACGCCGTCTATTTGCACAGTTGGACGCAAAGACACCTCCTCATATCCTCatcacatcttcatcctccggcCTTCCTTCGTCAGAATTTGTCACTGAATGCTCCCACAACCCATCTCGAATCCTCATCGGCCACCCCTTCAACCCTCCTCACTTGGTGCCTCTCGTCGAAGTTGTCCCTCATCCAGGAACAAGTCAAGACTCTGTGACAGGTGCATACAATTTCTACAAAAGCCTGGACAAAGAGCCGGTGGTCGTACGTCAGGAAACACCTGGTTTCATCGCCAATCGGCTACAGGCCGCCATTTGTGCCGAAGCATACAGTCTCGTATCACGGGGAATTGTCTCCGCCGAAGATCTTG ACAAAACCGTCACGTCCGGTCTCGGTCTGCGCTGGGCACTGACAGGGCCGATAATGACAAATACtcttgggggagggggagactTTACCCATTTCATGGATCATCTGGGCCCGGCGTTGAAATCGTGGCTCGACGATATGGCGGTGAACAAATTTGACTTGGGATCCAAGGAACAAGTGAACGgcttaaaaaagaatatcaaTGGGTGGATATCGCAAGTCGACCTGAAAAAGGTTGAGGGAAATCGTGATTTGCTATTGGCTAATCTGGTCAAGGGCAAGCTAGACCAAACAGCGAATCAATAG
- a CDS encoding uncharacterized protein (COG:I;~EggNog:ENOG410PV78;~InterPro:IPR023606,IPR003673;~PFAM:PF02515;~go_function: GO:0008410 - CoA-transferase activity [Evidence IEA]): MASHETTPSADIYGPGTFVDNDFLPAPQDASRIFEYIAKRTPGFTQDQELWKTVSFTGCELPVIPGPTKAPLVAAALHAMCGVVAHEIVEDRDGTAARDQTVKVNTDHAAIWLGTIFAASVEGKDMSELVRSRKLPSLFERDFEKGWQATPLRQRSTAIYKTKTPGVWYQIHGSLDAAPVLRALGVDPEYPAQTPDEAYEYIGKHVQQWTADELEMLNVKNGFCGSICFSPQGWADTLMGKRLAEHPLVGYSRQSHAIPTPPVPFATVANDKRPLAGIKVVELVRIIAGPVIGSTLAALGADVIRVNCSRLVDLNVLQLTLNAGKRTIDLDLTKEEDKSRLRELIEGADVFVQGFRPNAIARKGFGVNDLLEMAGNRGKGIVYVEENCYGPDGPYHERPGWQQIGDAASGSSYVMGRSLGFKDGTSVLPPLPISDMTTGLVGALGALMALRDRSRHGGSYRVTSSLVKADTINLEPEIGLYSPEVVERCSQLFKWGHIGPSQFVTEILLVVMDGWKSVFPQYFKAGPESLLSSFGEGPWGKMELLKPVVQLSDPSVTPRWLTPAVPNCYHDRNISWL; encoded by the exons ATGGCTTCCCACGAAACGACGCCAAGTGCAGACATTTACGGTCCTGGGACCTTTGTCGATAATGATTTCCTTCCCGCGCCCCAAGATGCTAGTCGCATCTTCGAGTATATTGCCAAGCGCACGCCTGGGTTCACTCAAGACCAAGAGCTGTGGAAGACAGTCAGCTTCACTGGCTGCGAGTTGCCTGTTATCCCTGGCCCAACCAAGGCTCCTCTTGTTGCCGCTGCCCTGCATGCCATGTGTGGTGTTGTGGCTCACGAAATCGTCGAAGATCGCGACGGTACTGCAGCCCGCGATCAGACAGTGAAGGTAAATACCGATCACGCGGCCATCTGGCTGGGGACGATCTTTGCGGCGTCTGTCGAAGGAAAGGACATGTCTGAACTGGTCCGGTCGCGCAAGCTACCGTCCCTTTTCGAGCGTGATTTCGAGAAGGGCTGGCAAGCAACGCCTTTGAGACAACGGTCGACTGCGATCTACAAGACCAAGACGCCGGGAGTTTGGTATCAGATTCATGGCTCCCTGGATGCCGCGCCTGTTCTGCGTGCTCTAGGGGTGGATCCCGAGTACCCGGCCCAGACGCCGGACGAAGCCTACGAGTACATCGGTAAGCATGTCCAGCAGTGGACTGCAGATGAGCTCGAGATGCTTAACGTCAAGAACGGGTTTTGTGGTAGTATCTGCTTTTCGCCGCAAGGGTGGGCGGATACACTGATGGGAAAAAGACTTGCAGAGCACCCGCTGGTCGGCTACTCGCGCCAGTCGCATGCGatcccaactcctcccgTTCCTTTCGCCACGGTCGCGAACGATAAGCGGCCACTCGCAGGCATCAAGGTGGTAGAGCTGGTGCGTATCATTGCTGGTCCAGTGATTGGCAGTACCCTGGCCGCACTTGGTGCCGACGTCATACGTGTTAACTGCAGTCGCTTGGTGGATCTCAAT GTCTTGCAACTCACCCTCAATGCGGGCAAACGCACCATAGATCTCGATCTGACCAAGGAGGAGGACAAGTCACGCCTGCGGGAACTCATCGAGGGCGCAGATGTCTTTGTCCAGGGCTTCCGCCCCAACGCAATCGCGAGAAAGGGATTTGGTGtcaatgatcttctcgagATGGCCGGTAACCGTGGAAAGGGCATCGTCTATGTTGAGGAGAACTGCTACGGCCCCGACGGCCCCTACCACGAGAGACCCGGCTGGCAGCAAATCGGAGATGCGGCGTCTGGTTCGTCGTACGTGATGGGTCGGTCCTTGGGCTTCAAGGATGGGACAAGCGTCCTACCCCCACTGCCCATCTCTGATATGACAACCGGGCTTGTGGGAGCGTTGGGCGCACTTATGGCTCTCCGGGATCGCTCCCGACACGGCGGTTCGTACCGCGTGACGAGCTCGTTGGTCAAGGCTGATACAATCAATCTCGAGCCTGAGATCGGGCTCTACTCGCCCGAGGTTGTTGAAAGATGCAGCCAGTTGTTCAAGTGGGGACACATCGGGCCGTCGCAGTTTGTAACAGAAATCTTACTGGTTGTcatggatgggtggaagaGTGTCTTCCCTCAATACTTCAAGGCTGGTCCTGAATCGCTGCTCTCCAGCTTTGGGGAAGGCCCCTGGGGTAAGATGGAACTCTTGAAGCCCGTGGTTCAGTTGAGTGACCCCAGTGTAACGCCTCGTTGGCTGACACCGGCTGTGCCTAATTGCTACCATGATCGTAACATCAGTTGGCTGTGA
- a CDS encoding Zn(II)2Cys6 transcription factor (COG:S;~EggNog:ENOG410PNBP;~InterPro:IPR036864,IPR007219,IPR001138;~PFAM:PF00172,PF04082;~go_function: GO:0000981 - DNA-binding transcription factor activity, RNA polymerase II-specific [Evidence IEA];~go_function: GO:0003677 - DNA binding [Evidence IEA];~go_function: GO:0008270 - zinc ion binding [Evidence IEA];~go_process: GO:0006351 - transcription, DNA-templated [Evidence IEA];~go_process: GO:0006355 - regulation of transcription, DNA-templated [Evidence IEA]), giving the protein MMFSFHAGHSSPHGEALRGPKPKRAKIRIACNVCKARKTKCDGARPICGPCLRRKRTSYTTACEYREGDISEQSSGTTQQLLEDYPQAQANDNDDAASSFSEAVPTGGLFGASSGAHFLQDVGSQPGAARTPTNQRQIRTPVLPKALRCLPKLQKRTQKANADVQYAVPPRKQADKLLSLYWDYVDSAYPWLDRPSIENAYETLWVHDGELIMDETVLHCLLNLMFATSCVASQGATPLDRYQSSVVFFDRAQALMSYNLMDMYNIEIIQILLLTAVYLQHEKEPQKCFRIIGTAIHVAQELGLHIPETTEGMDNPKDRDLACQVWNGCVIMDRICAMTFGCPLKVPRSVAQEGLNALVLSSQESGSDTVTANLPSKLNFYMSFCRLHHIIAEVLETFYSIDDNTVRHHVSENRNDREGSCAVRFDKFASLFRIDSALKHWAHSLHPFFQMPSELEDPTPTKHITREANILRARYLSVRLLLFRILLLQIHQQKTESAPSTGIYADDDQIMPHVVFQCQVNCTKAAVDMIEFILRNSPGQKQAYILPSNWYTVSYVYMAVTNLLAAQSSPQLVEYFSAASLQDILQHARNILKDYEKHTTLASRCRSALNLIDKSIGRRESIANIGPSEALSVDRAHENTSMQDFVMCAQECPPIIGDDLGIVEYYTFDWNNWPMFFAQLGDDTPLTQSWSL; this is encoded by the exons ATGATGTTCTCATTCCATGCCGGCCACTCATCTCCACATGGCGAGGCCTTGAGAGGACCCAAGCCGAAACGGGCCAAGATTAGAATTGCCTGCAATGTGTGCAAGGCCAGGAAAACCAAGTGCGATGGAGCTAGACCAA TCTGCGGTCCCTGCTTGAGACGGAAACGAACCTCGTATACCACAGCCTGTGAATACCGTGAGGGTGATATCAGTGAGCAGTCAAGCGGCACAACTCAGCAACTACTGGAAGACTACCCACAAGCACAAGCCAACGATAATGACGATGCTGCCAGCAGCTTCAGTGAAGCTGTCCCGACCGGCGGCTTATTTGGTGCATCCAGTGGTGCACACTTTCTTCAAGATGTCGGAAGTCAGCCAGGCGCAGCAAGGACCCCTACCAACCAAAGACAAATCCGGACCCCAGTTCTACCAAAGGCACTGCGATGTCTGCCGAAGTTGCAGAAACGTACCCAGAAAGCAAACGCCGATGTGCAATATGCGGTTCCTCCAAGGAAGCAGGCAGACAAGCTTCTGAGCCTCTACTGGGACTATGTGGACAGCGCCTACCCCTGGCTAGACCGACCTTCAATTGAGAACGCATACGAGACCTTATGGGTTCATGACGGTGAATTGATAATGGATGAGACCGTCCTACATTGCCTGCTGAATCTCATGTTCGCCACATCCTGTGTCGCATCTCAAGGGGCAACCCCGCTCGACCGCTACCAGTCCTCGGTTGTGTTCTTCGACCGAGCTCAGGCGCTGATGTCGTACAACCTGATGGACATGTACAACATCGAGATCATCCAGATACTATTACTCACGGCTGTTTATCTTCAGCATGAGAAAGAGCCCCAGAAGTGCTTCCGGATTATTGGCACTGCGATCCATGTCGCCCAGGAACTCGGATTACATATCCCCGAAACAACGGAGGGGATGGACAACCCAAAAGACCGAGACCTAGCCTGCCAAGTCTGGAATGGATGCGTTATCATGGACAG AATCTGTGCCATGACTTTCGGCTGCCCCCTTAAGGTTCCTCGATCTGTCGCACAAGAAGGGCTGAACGCGCTAGTGCTCAGTTCCCAGGAATCAGGGAGTGATACTGTAACCGCTAATCTACCATCGAAACTAAACTTTTACATGTCATTTTGCCGACTACATCACATAATAGCAGAAGTACTGGAGACATTTTACTCCATCGATGATAACACGGTGCGACATCATGTTTCCGAAAATCGCAACGACCGTGAGGGAAGCTGCGCTGTGCGTTTCGATAAATTCGCGAGCCTATTTCGCATCGATTCTGCTCTGAAACACTGGGCTCACAGCCTGCACCCCTTCTTCCAGATGCCGTCGGAACTGGAAGATCCAACGCCAACCAAGCACATCACTCGTGAAGCAAATATCCTACGAGCCAG GTATCTTTCAGTCCGGCTTCTGCTGTTCAGGATATTGCTTCTACAGATCCATCAACAGAAAACAGAAAGTGCCCCCAGTACCGGTATCTATGCAGACGATGACCAGATTATGCCCCACGTCGTTTTCCAATGCCAGGTGAACTGCACAAAGGCGGCCGTCGACATGATTGAATTCATCCTCCGGAACTCCCCCGGACAGAAACAAGCGTATATCTTACCATCCAATTGGTATACTGTCTCAT ACGTCTATATGGCTGTAACAAACTTGCTCGCCGCCCAGTCATCCCCGCAGCTTGTCGAGTACTTTTCTGCGGCTAGCTTGCAGGACATTCTGCAACATGCTCGAAACATTCTCAAGGATTACGAGAAACACACCACGCTGGCATCGAGATGCCGTTCTGCATTGAATCTGATCGATAAGAGCATTGGTAGGCGGGAATCAATAGCGAATATTGGGCCCTCTGAAGCGTTATCAGTTGACAGAGCTCATGAGAACACATCCATGCAGGACTTCGTCATGTGTGCTCAAGAGTGTCCACCAATCATAGGAGATGATTTGGGAATAGTGGAGTATTATACCTTCGATTGGAACAATTGGCCCATGTTCTTCGCGCAGCTCGGCGACGACACACCGCTCACTCAAAGTTGGAGCCTGTAG
- a CDS encoding YncE family protein (COG:T;~EggNog:ENOG410QDMZ;~InterPro:IPR011042,IPR000033;~PFAM:PF00058) yields the protein MAPRPDPPATGRVYFLDVGISDSEPNGRLLTCKPDGSDFRELITQLNTLPDGIAIDSGRQYIYWTNMGIPSADDGSIQRCDLSGNNIVTIIPKGYTHTPKQLIIAPRSQKLYWSDREGRKVMRANLDGSDIEVLYKATSSEGTDTPAVLDWCVGIAVDEEAQWVYWTQKGPSKGNLGRIYRMGVEMRQGESAESRADVECLLSGLPEPIDLELDHTTRTLYWTDRGDPPRGNTVNSVDLSSAPVSKLEPKILVRKLHEGIGIALDTKNKRMFFGDLGGSLYSANLDGSCKNTIVADVGGAITGVAYVGE from the coding sequence ATGGCACCTCGACCTGACCCTCCCGCAACGGGACGTGTTTATTTCCTCGATGTTGGAATCTCAGACTCCGAGCCCAATGGACGTCTGCTAACCTGCAAGCCCGATGGGTCGGATTTCCGCGAGCTGATCACACAACTCAACACCCTGCCCGACGGTATTGCCATCGACTCTGGCCGCCAGTATATCTATTGGACCAATATGGGAATTCCTTCCGCCGATGACGGGTCCATTCAGCGCTGTGATCTTTCAGGGAACAACATAGTCACCATCATCCCGAAGGGATACACCCACACTCCGAAGCAATTAATCATTGCTCCACGATCCCAGAAGCTGTACTGGTCTGATCGCGAGGGCCGGAAGGTGATGCGAGCGAACCTAGATGGAAGCGACATTGAGGTACTATACAAGGCCACTTCAAGCGAAGGCACGGACACACCGGCTGTGCTCGACTGGTGTGTGGGCATTGCAGTTGACGAGGAGGCACAGTGGGTATATTGGACACAGAAGGGTCCGTCAAAGGGCAACCTTGGCCGAATTTATCGGATGGGGGTTGAGATGAGACAGGGAGAGTCAGCGGAGTCGCGGGCAGATGTTGAATGTCTTCTTAGTGGTCTTCCCGAACCAATTGATTTGGAATTGGATCACACTACGAGGACGCTGTACTGGACGGATCGTGGTGATCCACCTCGTGGAAATACAGTGAATTCGGTGGATCTTTCCAGTGCGCCTGTGAGTAAGCTGGAACCAAAGATTCTGGTGCGCAAGCTTCATGAGGGAATTGGAATCGCCCTGGATACCAAGAATAAGCGTATGTTCTTTGGAGACTTGGGCGGCTCGTTGTACAGTGCCAATTTGGATGGGTCGTGCAAGAACACCATTGTGGCTGATGTTGGGGGTGCGATCACTGGTGTGGCGTATGTTGGGGAATAG
- a CDS encoding uncharacterized protein (COG:G;~EggNog:ENOG410QDJA;~InterPro:IPR011701,IPR036259;~PFAM:PF07690;~TransMembrane:10 (i12-32o38-61i68-89o101-122i170-194o206-224i236-255o261-284i296-316o328-351i);~go_function: GO:0022857 - transmembrane transporter activity [Evidence IEA];~go_process: GO:0055085 - transmembrane transport [Evidence IEA]), translating into MQKLSVSKWLSVNIFIWGGVTMALAACTHFQPFLGLRFVLGALESCSTPAYLLITATWYTIEEQPIRIGWWSTFLGIANAFGGLLAFAIGHIQGNLASWQYQFIIIGAISSVWGIFMFFTLADGPSTARWLNAQEKYVAIHRLGPVHSGTRVSEIKRYQMWEALTDPKTWFFFLCGVCTQVVNGAASNFGSLIIEGFGYSNLVTTLFQIPYGMVILVSNVSAMYIQRWLPGQKRCIVGAIYVCPALAGAVGIHTISRDHQIALLVCYWLTSTYTASFAMIMSLITANTGGTTKRSVVNAIFFISYCVGNIVGPFAFKSDEAPQYTSGIIAMLVAYCVEIFLLLGFAVYAAYLNRTKDGITTTSGQTDTDVDQTDRENVHFRYSY; encoded by the exons ATGCAGAAACTCTCCGTGTCCAAATGGCTGTCTGTCAATATCTTCATCTGGGGCGGAGTGACTATGGCTCTGGCGGCATGTACGCATTTTCAACCCTTTCTTGGTCTGCGATTTGTCCTGGGTGCTCTCGAGTCATGCTCCACACCAGCCTATCTCCTCATCACAGCAACATGGTATACTATTGAGGAACAGCCGATTAGAATAGGATGGTGGTCGACCTTTCTTGGTATTGCAAATGCgtttggggggttgttggcATTTGCTATCGGCCATATTCAAGGCAACCTGGCGTCGTGGCAGTATCAATTCATTATAATTGGTGCTATATCTTCTGTGTGGGGGATATTTATGTTCTTTACTCTTGCGGATGGGCCGTCTACTGC TCGCTGGCTTAACGCACAAGAAAAGTATGTCGCCATCCACCGTCTCGGTCCCGTACACTCCGGCACCAGGGTGTCCGAGATCAAAAGGTACCAGATGTGGGAAGCCCTGACAGATCCCAAAACgtggttcttcttcctctgtgGAGTCTGCACGCAAGTCGTCAACGGGGCGGCGAGTAACTTTGGGAGTCTCATCATAGAGGGTTTCGGATATTCGAATCTTGTCACGACGCTGTTCCAGATTCCGTACGGCATGGTGATATTGGTGTCTAACGTGTCTGCCATGTATATCCAGCGATGGCTGCCAGGACAGAAGAGGTGTATCGTTGGTGCTATATATGTATGTCCCGCTCTGGCTGGAGCAGTTGGGATCCATACTATATCGCGAGACCACCAAATAGCTCTACTTGTTTGCTACTGG CTTACAAGTACTTATACCGCATCATTCGCAATGATCATGTCTCTCATCACAGCAAACACAGGAGGGACCACCAAGCGATCGGTTGTGAATGCCATCTTTTTCATCTCGTACTGTGTTGGAAACATTGTTGGGCCATTTGCCTTCAAGTCCGACGAAGCACCCCAATATACATCCGGGATCATTGCCATGCTGGTCGCATATTGTGTTGAGATTTTTCTCTTACTCGGGTTCGCAGTCTATGCGGCATATTTGAATCGCACGAAGGATGGGATTACAACCACAAGTGGCCAGACGGATACCGACGTCGACCAGACAGATAGGGAGAATGTTCACTTTAGATATTCGTACTGA
- a CDS encoding uncharacterized protein (COG:S;~EggNog:ENOG410PKHJ;~InterPro:IPR007325,IPR037175;~PFAM:PF04199;~go_function: GO:0004061 - arylformamidase activity [Evidence IEA];~go_process: GO:0019441 - tryptophan catabolic process to kynurenine [Evidence IEA]) encodes MEPSVSFDALPLQKDGPHGNAWGLFGPLDQLGMLNRLTPETTKEATKEIIDGVRVSTDWSLNSMQKPCFGRSKLEHVVKNKAPRAVNDDSLAFNTQISSQWDGFRHYGYQNEKIYLNGCTQEEIQTGDRNGIHVWVENGGIVGRGVLLDYSSWAEAQRISINCFATTSIPVSTLKDIAAYQGTSFKRGDILFIRTGWTRAYEKLSAEQCQELADHKIPPAIGVESSEDTLRWIWDEGFAAVAGDMPSFEAWPCQNTDFWLHEWLLAGWGLPIGELFDLDRLSQECRKRNRWSFFFSSVPLKVRNYCFFVGGSMLTSLRCLVELLVHLMVWPSSD; translated from the exons ATGGAGCCTTCCGTCTCTTTTGacgctctccctctccagaaGGACGGTCCCCACGGAAATGCCTGGGGCCTTTTTGGTCCGTTGGACCAGCTAGGTATGCTGAATCGCCTCACACCCGAGACAACGAAGGAAGCAACAAAAGAAATCATCGATGGGGTCCGCGTATCCACCGACTGGTCACTGAATAGTATGCAAAAGCCGTGTTTTGGCCGTTCAAAACTCGAACACGTCGTGAAGAACAAAGCCCCGCGAGCTGTCAACGATGACAGCCTTGCTTTCAACACGCAAATTAGCTCTCAGTGGGACGGATTCCGGCACTACGGGTACCAGAATGAGAAGATCTATCTAAACGGTTGTACTCAGGAGGAGATCCAAACTGGTGATAGAAATGGGATTCATG TGTGGGTTGAAAATGGGGGGATTGTAGGACGCGGCGTTCTCCTCGATTACTCCTCCTGGGCGGAAGCACAGAGGATATCAATCAACTGCTTCGCTACCACATCCATCCCTGTCTCGACTCTAAAGGACATCGCCGCTTATCAAGGAACATCATTCAAAAGAGGAGACATCCTATTTATCCGCACAGGCTGGACCCGTGCCTATGAAAAGCTGTCCGCAGAACAGTGCCAAGAGCTCGCCGATCACAAGATCCCACCGGCTATTGGTGTCGAATCATCCGAAGACACCCTGCGCTGGATCTGGGATGAAGGCTTCGCAGCTGTTGCGGGAGACATGCCCAGTTTCGAAGCATGGCCGTGTCAGAATACTGACTTCTGGTTGCATGAGTGGTTGCTAGCAGGCTGGGGCCTCCCCATTGGAGAGTTGTTTGATCTGGATCGCTTAAGCCAAGAGTGTCGGAAGAGGAACCGATGGAGCTTTTTCTTCAGTAGTGTTCCGCTGAAGGTACGGAATTATTGTTTTTTTGTTGGTGGCTCGATGCTAACTAGTCTAAGGTGCCTGGTGGAGTTGCTAGTCCACCTAATGGTGTGGCCATCCTCTGATTAG
- a CDS encoding aegerolysin family protein (COG:S;~EggNog:ENOG410Q2ZQ;~InterPro:IPR009413;~PFAM:PF06355;~go_process: GO:0019836 - hemolysis by symbiont of host erythrocytes [Evidence IEA]) — protein sequence MLAAGPMDDQWVSFHIRDHLDKGEISVRHTVIEGGEFHDPNNRRQSLTEDEIDEITIPSYGIGEICARGRRGSEGRLDLFHDEEKICELHWDNRQGNRVNIVEMLDSNNKYRVEHGGWSPEAGPLGHVYIDILEQQKKKNSK from the exons ATGCTTGCAGCCGGCCCCATGGACGACCAATGGGTCTCCTTCCACATCCGGGACCACCTGGACAAGGGCGAGATCTCCGTCCGTCACACCGTCATCGAAGG TGGTGAATTCCACGACCCCAATAACCGCAGACAGTCCCTCACCGAGGACGAGATTGATGAAATCACCATCCCCTCGTACGGCATCGGTGAGATCTGTGCTCGCGGTCGCCGCGGCAGTGAGGGCCGGCTGGACCTCTTCCATGACGAGGAAAAGATCTGCGAATTGCACTGGGATAATCGCCAGGGCAATCGCGTGAACATCGTCGAGATGCTGGACAGTAATAACAAGTATCGTGTCGAACATGGGGGATGGAGCCCAGAGGCTGGACCTCTGGGCCATGTCTACATTGACATCttggagcagcagaagaagaagaatagcaaATAA